tacaatataattaaataattaattaaagccCGAGGTATCATCGCCCCAGGAGTTATCTTTGACGCCATCGGATTACctctaatttatattacatttcaaTTTTGATTTTGCCAACATTTCTAGTAAgggttttatgttattttgaatatttaaggGCATTGACTTAAatgttataacaataatttaatttgcttGCTTTACgcgtaattatattatatttcattgtCTTTGATATAGAATCTAGCAGTCTGGCATGGctgcacataatattttgaaaataaatatgttactaAGAGATAATGTGGTATTGTAATAGTGAAGGAATTTTTTAAACAGGTCTAGTAGTTTGAAGCTTATTCGTTGCTTACAGAAATACTctatttcctctttataatattagtatagtcTTGACTAGTAGATGTCTTAGTAGTGATATATACCTTTcctaatgaacaaaaaattggttgtctgtaaagtcggtttactgacgatagttgaacgtgacaacgtcataagaaaatactggtGGAATGGTtgtatttttcaaatgaaaattttaattttatttgtttgatagatattttgtatggatatagagaaggatgTAAAAGGAAATCACagttgaattgatcaagttacatttatttgtacgcataaatacacagatgtcgaacgctgccgaacgcggaggccgattgtgcctctttgtcgctcgttccgcgctctcgcttgcacttcaagccttaaatggaacgcctcagaggtaACGCCGCGCCGCGAGGTAATGCCGCATGTGTCAtgtttttcgtgcgtgcagccggctccatcgaattataagacgttgtcacgtcaaaagtaTACAAGCTCTGTCGTGTAAAACAAACGTAGTatgaaattaatcattttataggATTACTGTATCTGtatcaattcaatttttttgtttactaaGTATTTGTGACTATTagccttctgtgtctgacCCACGGTTTTAAGTCATGATTTTCCTATGAGACTTACATTAAGATTAACGTAGATAGAAGCCGGGCGAACGCGCAGCCTAAAAGACGCAACATTACCCTgaattctttattaaaattctgtAAGTGTTAAGGCTAAAGGGATTATCACATTATAAATAGCACAGCAACAAAAGGGATTACTAGAATCCCACGAGGGCGTTCCTAAGAAGCCTGTGAAGGGAAATGAGATTGGATTCACGAAATTGTGTTAACGAAAAAGGCTCACAGGGAATGCAGCTTTGCGCCATTTTAATTTCACCTCAAATTGTGTAAAATGAAGCCTTTTATCCGATTTGCGCTTTTCGATGTTGTAAACTTAAATTACGAATATTAATGAGAATGTATTTTGACGTTATCGCGTTCTGaggcaatttattaaattaatatacgaAATAACACcttgataatttatattttaacaggGGAATCGCTTTCTACATTCATTGTCACTATTATTCTAGTTTACGGCTACTAGAACTAATCTACGAAAGATAGTTCACTGTTTAATGATTACtacatataatgtatattgttctgcaaataaaacaatgttattaTGTCTTCCGAATGAGCTGGCTCTCACAAgaagaataatttatataaaatttttacgatcGCCCGGACCTCGATAAAACATTAATGCTATCTTCCGAGAGCCCTCGTAAAAGTTACATGTACACCTTCCTATTGTTCTAACATGAGCAATGAAGTTCTATTTGAAACAATCTAGTCAAATCGCGACGGTTatcaaaggtttttttaaaaaggaaaactttattaagtaaattacacttaatattcttaacttaTAGTCGATACGAGACTCTTATTCTAAGTTGGTCGATGTTAGACCCTATCACTATGGTGGTCGATATTAGActacctttaatataattataatcttacagctaaaacCCCTTACATGATAACTTTGATTCGTGGAACACAATGGAATAATAAGACTAAGCATTGATTGCATTAATGCTTATGGTGCTATTTGGGTATCTGTGTGACATTGTAACTTTTCCCTCCTTAAGCTCGAAATCATCTGAAGAACAATTTTTCGGAGGATGGTTTCGGccttgaaatattatacatgtttttatctttttgtatGCCAGAAAGGatataagaattaaaattaaaattacatatagaaTTATTGTCCCTAAACTGACACTATTGGTTTTCACTACACTATCACTTTGATTTTCACTGTTTTGTAGGGCGTatgataatacttttaaattggttaaatCAACCCCATTCAGCTTAACAGGATTAATGTTGCTCTGGATACTGATCTTCAAATTTTCAGGTAAATTTACTAGCGGCAGCTTTTGAGATATAAGCTTCTCACCGTTACTGCTATGTATTCTTAAATTGTGATTTGCAATGTTATATTGGCATTTATCTTCAATGGTTAATAAGTAAGTATTTATGAGagtgtaatgtaaaatttcattatcacAGGTTCTAACCAGATCAACAGGTGATTTAGAGTAGATTATCCATCGGTTAATCTGTAAAAGTTCTACTTTAATTTCTTCGAATTCTATTGGAATTTGTTTGCAAGAAACGTTGTGAGAATATTTCATCAGGTCCAGGATACAGGTGTCTTCAACAGGTACCATGGTCTGCAGCTCATCACAGAGGTATATTTCTTCTTCTATATTCTTACATGGTGTCGACAGCGATTTCGCTTTCAACCCCTTCGCAATAAGGTAAGGATACTtgggtaatattattaaggtaAGGTTTGTTTCAGGTTGGGTGATAGGTAAgggtacaattttataataaaaataagtttcttTCTTAACTAAGGGTATTTCTAATACTAAAGTAATAACATTGTTCTTAAAATACGATTTCAATGTCATGGACTGTTCAAttcttacaatattttcaggaattactttaaatatcagCTTATCTGTTTTCTCTATGATTCTAAGTACATTAATGAGTTcattagtattaattatagaTTGATGTAATACGCCCATTCTACTGAAtgctaaaatgttttcaatctcggtcaattttgtgtaaattatttgaaaattatgtaaGAAGGAATTATAGATATGTGTTATTTGGTTAACATgtgaaataattgaaatgtctttaatatttttattaattttattaattgcatCACTTAATTGTTCGAGattgtttgtaatatttatagtagaCTTTGCAACAAGTCTTATCATTTCGGATATAACAGTAGTTTTCTTTTCCAGAGAATGTTCACgagattttacattttttattaagttgtcATATTTAATAGCATCATCGTAATCCAAATTTCCTGTTATCATTTTAACTAAAGATCCCAAAGGATTAATGAGTCCTCTTTTCTGTCTATTAATTGGTACAATTTCTGAATATTTGTTCAAtgtgatatttaacatataattaacttGAAGCTTAACATCATTGAAGTATATTAACGAAGGGCTACTGGTATTTAACTGTAATTCTACTATTCTATTTAGTTCTATATACCTATGcatattaaattctaattcttccttaataagtttaatatctaATGTCTTAATTACTATCCACTTATCATACGTAATCATAGCGGTTCCTTCTCTAAGAGGGAGAACGCCTGGATTCTTCTCAACCTTTTGAAGTTGAAGGGCCCGGATCGTTACTGCTTGGGTCACTAGCAGGACGAACCTGTGGGGGACGTTTTATGTCTTTTATTGgaacatttttatcttttgtgcTAGTTTCTACCAATActacatttctttttattttaccctTAACTTTTGCTTTTTCATACCTGGGCTTATCCTTGCTTCTACGTCGATTTAtgcctttaataaaaacattatcaccttcatttaaatcaaaattagttTCTCCTACTCTACTTTGTTGAACTTTTTCTTTCCTAGTTCCTATTTTATCGgttaagtatttgtataagtAGTGAGTTCTTTTTGCATGATCCCTAACTAGTTGTTGAGTATAttctttatcaaaatttaaattaaattgattgttATTTTCCGTGTGACCAAATACTACTTCAAACGGAGTGAGACCTGTTACTGAATGGATTGTTTGATTGTAAGCCATTATAGCATAAGTCATCACTGATGTAGCATCTGTGAATTTATGTTCATATTTCGCAAgtctatatatttctaaaattgtgGAATGGAATCGTTCTATTAATCCCATTGAGTTTGGATTGTTAGGGGTGCCTATGTGAATGTCTATTTTATACAATGTCATTAAGTCTTTCATgagtttattattgaattcagAACCAGGGTCTGAACTGATTTTAGTAGGTACGCCGTAGaatgaaaaatactttataagtgCCCTGACTACTTCAGGTGTTGATCTATCTGGGATTTCAAAAGCTTGTGCTAACTTACTAAATGCGTCTAATAtggttaagtaatattttccttctatggagaataaatctataaataattcttgaaAAGGTCTTGATTGAGTTTGTGTAAGTTGTAATTGAGGTTTAAATGGTCTACGATCGTATTTCATACGTTTACAAGTGTCgcatgaatttattaaactggTTACGGTTTCTTCTAAATTTGTCCAAAAATAAACTCGTTTTAAATGAgaaattgtttctttaataCCTCGGTGACAGGTTTTGCCTACGTGATACTTCATTACTATTTCCTCTTGTTCTTTTTCGTCAGTGACATTAATTACTCTTTCAGTGCATTCATAAAGCTTTACAGTTTCTTttctaaataatgaaattaatacttGTGTGAATAATTGTCGGTGTGCTTTATTTTCGTAAtagataaagtatttaattttgggtctaatatattctttaagaaatttttttattaactcggAATTATCTAGGGGTAAGTGAACCTCTAAAATCTTTTGCTTGGGATGTGAACGAATTTTAACTGAAAGTTCATTTTTAAACCAtgggtatattaatatttggtttGGTTTTGTATCTATAGCTTCGTAAAGTATGGGAATGCCATCAGTATCCATATCTTCAGCAGAATGTGCTGTATCTGTACTAgagtttattgttaatgtGCGTGATGATGACCTGGAATTAACTCGAGATGGAATAGACTTAGATACTTCAGAAAAAGACATAGAGTTACTGTTATCATTTTCAGGTTCTTTACTTTGGTTGTTTTGTCCTAATCGTGTTATTGAATCAGTTAATTCTTGAATATAGTCTTCAAGATTTCTATCAGAGTTATCTACATTAACTACCATTGATTGATTATCTTTATCGTTTTTACCtaaagcatttaatttaatacgtgAGAGAGCATCAGCATTGGTGTTTTGCTTTCCATTCTTATGAATGACCTTAAAGTTGTATTCAGCTAATCTGAGTTTATATCTAGTCAATTTACTATTTGGTTCTTTAAGAGAATCTAGCCAAGCTAATGGTCTATGGTctgtataaattgtaaattttgttCCATATAGGTATGGACGAAAGTGTTTAACTGCCCATACTATCGCTAATAACTCTTTTTCTATAGTactgtaacgtttttctgtgtCATTCAAAGTTCTACTAGCATATGCTATTGGTTTATCACTGCCTACTTGGCCCTGCGAGAGTACAGCTCCAAGTGCATAGTCAGATGCGTCAGTTGtcaaaataaaaggctttgtAAAGTCGGGATATTGGAGTAATGGTGCATTAACAAGAAGTtctttgcatttttcaaatgattttaaataattttcattaattacaattttactgTTCTTTTTTAGACATGCTGTCATGGGTTGTGTAATCTTTGAGAagtcttttataaattttcgatAATAACCAATAAGTCCGAGAAAGCTCTTAATTTCTGTCGTAGTTTTTGGTACTGGGTAATTAAGTATAGCGTCTATTTTGTCGGTATTTGGTTTTAGTCCGTCAGGTGTAATTGTATGTCCTAAGTAATTTGTTTCTTTGCAAAGGAATTCCGATTTATCGAGTTGGACTTTAAGGTTGGTCTTTCTAAGTCTATCGAATactagttttagttttattaggtGTTCGTCGAGGCTAGATGAGAAGATAATTATATCATCTAAGTAAATTAAGCAATGTATGCCCTGCAGTCCTCTAAGAATATTGTCCATTGCTCGTTGGAATGTCGCTGGTGCGGTCTTTAACCCAAACGGCATTCGGAGGAACTCATAGTGTCCAAATTGAGTTGAAAAGGCAGTTTTAGGTTGGTCTTCTTTTTCTATTTCCAGTTGGTGATAACCACTAGCCAAATCAAGTACTGAGAAGTAACAGCTTTTACCTAGTTTGTCAAAGAGGTCAGTTATATTAGGTAATGGATATTTATCGTCTATTGTAATATCATTCAGTCTCCTATAGTCAACAACCATCCTAAACTTCTTTTCACCACTAGCGTCGATTTTTTTTGGTACGAGGTGTACAGGTGCACACCATGGAGAATTAGATTCTTGTATTACATtatcttttaaaagtttatctaTTTGATTCCTAATTTCAACAGCTTCGGCTGGAGATTGACGATAAGGTTTTACGTAAATTGGGTCTTCATTAGTTGTACGAATTTTATGCTTAACTTGATTAGAAAAACTTAATGGTATATGCTCGctgtaaaaaatatctctatattcaaaacacaaattaaaaattttagttcTTTCTTCCTCATTCATATGTTCAAAACGTAATTTAGacaaattttgtttcagaattttatcaattttataatcattaattgtttgagtattatttatattaattatttcttcatTGTAACTTGTAACTATCAGAGGTTTAgtgattttaatttcatagtttttatcagatgaattttgtattatagtgGTAGCATAACCGTTTTCGCATTTTACAAGAGCAGATGGTGTTCTTATACCTTTaccaaaattaattgaatttaatattgcttGTCCATTGGGAAGATTAACAGGAACCTTAACACGAGTTTCAGATCGTGCGTCAACATGAATTGCAAATGGTGGACTATAAATAATTGGTATTCTTGTGTCAcgagtttttaaaatttgatttttcatGTCTATATTAGCGTCAAGTTGTTTTAATAGGTCTGATCCTATTAAACCGCCATAATCGCTATCCacattatagatataaaatttatgataatctgtactacaaaaagttttaaagagaggtatataaattacttcgTTATGGTGACTCTGTGCGTGTGTACTCACGACTTCGAATggctcataatatttaaattctgtCAAATACTTATTGACTATTTCAGGACTTATAAAGGATCTTGAACTACCTGTGTCTATCATAAACTTACTATTTATTTCGGGAATTTCAATATGTGGCAACTTTAAAGTACCGTgatgatttaattgtattacttCGGTTTGTCGGTTATTGAGGCTtgtgtatgaaaattttcAGGTTCTGAGGTGTCAACCGCTTCTTCTGAATTTTGTTCtaattgacaataattatCTGGTGTAAAATCATTCGgatctatattataatattcataggGATAATTATCTTCGTGtgtataaaatgtttcatgatcgtaATCTGTGTAATTATTCATATCGTCGTTcatgtaatttgtataaaataaattatttgatgttCTTGGTGTCATAAAATTTGGCTTAGCTTGAGGCGCCGTTCGCATCGATACATCGTTTTCATATCTATGTACCGGTTTTGGTTGATGATTTGTTGTTTGGGGGAATTGCCTGTATCCAAATTGAGGTGGTCCACCACCAAACTTAAATTGTGAATTATTAGGATTATTAGGATTATTAGGATTATATATCCCTTGCTTTTGGTTGGTaccgaatttaaaattagagaAATTAGGTTTAAATCCTTGAGGTTGTTGTTGTGATTGTATTCCGAATTTGAAATTCATTGGAGGCTTATTTTGGTATTGGggtaattgattaaacttattaaaattattttgtgaaaaattatttcgtgataaattattttgtggtaaattattttgtggaaaattattttgtgttaaattatttttttcattaatattttgagtatatttttgtctattaacaCTCCGTGATTTATATTGGTTAAGGAAATTTACTTCTTCCATTACTACACTGAGCGCGTCTTCTAGAGTTGTACATCTATGTAATCGGACAACGCGTATCATATCTTCGGGCAAATTGAAaaggaaaacatttaaacatgtgtggttatatatattcatCTTCGCGTTCTTAATATTCTCGTcctctattaaattaatttttgaaaataatgtgCTACGGACGCTTTGGATTCGATTACAAAAGCTTAAATATGACTCGCCTTgattaatttcaatattttctaattcaaTCGAAATACATTCTTCAGTTCTAGGATCTCCGAAATGTTGGATAAGAGTTGTTCTTAGCTCCTCCCAATTATTGATGTCTTGTCTCTCGCTAATCAAGTGACTTGCCTTACCTCTAAGGCGGCTTGTTATAAcatgaaatatgtatatatcttgTGCTATATTCGGATGTTCTGGCCTAAAGGCTCTAATGACATactcacttttatttaaaaataaatttaatagtttttgttcCCCATCAAACTTAGgtataatatttagaatatcAGTTGGAATTGTGCGTATTTCTtgcatttttaagaaaaaaaatatctattacaattaattaaaaagtttaaatttatattctttacttacttactaattcaatataattttcttttgttttcagttaaaatctttatcaacttaaaattacttaaatctattttacacAATACACAGTCAAACGGAAATAAAATGGGACAGGTTGGAATGCGAAGAGGTTTACTCACATAAGTCTGCAACCCATTTCTTCTATTTATAACTGCTTCTGCTTCTTTCACTTTTTACCTTTTACCGTCGAATTACGCGATCAATAATGACTTATTTGTTTGGTCGTAAAATATCCGTTAAATGCGTAAAAACACACGCGCAACCCTACACTCAGACTGATTTTAAGTCTTCACAGGCGCAGGATCACGACGGATATCCTACCGGCTGCGCCAGTCAAATCGCGACGGTTatcaaaggtttttttaaaaaggaaaactttattaagtaaattacacttaatattcttaacttaTAGTCGATACGAGACTCTTATTCTAAGTTGGTCGATGTTAGACCCTATCACTATGGTGGTCGATATTAGActacctttaatataattataatcttacagctaaaacCCCTTACATGATAACTTTGATTCGTGGAACACAATGGAATAATAAGACTAAGCATTGATTGCATTAATGCTTATGGTGCTATTTGGGTATCTGTGTGACATTGTAACTATCTTATGAAAGagatttatttactaaagtcTGTGATATGATTGACTGAAGCATGAGGTAGATATGACGGCAACCTCTTCATTGACTTTTAAATGGCATTTAGCATTGCCTACTAAATTgtcaaaatatgaaatacttaTTGTTTCGTCGGGAGTCGAATCCAAGACGactgtttaatattaacttttcATCAGTGGCTTATGGTGTCACTATACATCAATGTTTTGTAAAACGGTCCCAGGTTGTGATCACTCTCTTTTCTCTCTCTCTGGTCAGCTGTATAGTATATATCTGGCGCGAATAATTTTCCTCTACCAACTTCGGGCTTGCGCTTCTTTTACAATTGTGTATAATTTTGAGGACGACAAGTCTTGACTTGATCAGTCCATCTCGTTGGCAAACGGTACTGGCTGACTCTCTCTTATATTTAGATAAGCGGAGAATACTGGTAAGTCATACCTACATATACAGCTGTGATGACCAGAAATAGCTAAAGGCCGCACAGCAGCTTAAGGATGTAACATGTACATTTCTTTAAACAAGTATTATATGCAGATAGTTGTTATGTCTTGCAAAAATCATTGACTCTGATGTGAAGAATCAGAAAGATAAAACAATCACATACCTATTACTTTATGAGCACCAGCTGCTCCAGTTACAAGCATCtcttaaatatgtaataagttTTAAAGTTCACGCAATTTATGTTCTCGTGGAATGTCGAACAAATccttgaataaaatttatgttggTAGTCGGGCGTATAGAATTCTGTTGCAATCTACGTATCTTTTGAACTAGTAAGAGGAAACTCGTTCCAACTCCGGGCATCAAATAACCTGAACATTTGTTAAATGTATGCAGTGTTCGAAACTTTATTTCACTATGACACctgtatttgaaaatttaatcttGAAGTCCAGTCTGCATACGTTACATTCTGAACAAATTGAAATACCTTGgaccttttttaatttagtgttATCTGAGTTTAGTAGTTAGGAAGTTGTGTTAACTACGGCTTTATATGATGAATAGGAACATTCTTCCATGATCCTACTTCCCTTGACCAGGATCCTGTTTCCATGATGTTGGTATTGTGGGTAGTATGTTAAATTCATGGTAAGTTTTGTGCCCGACTGCCTTGTGGTGTTGTGGAAAGTGGAACTCGCTATTGGACCGTTATCTACCGATCGTACAAATTCTATCGTAAAATCATATGCAGCCAAACGGGCTGCCCATCTCTGTAACCGACTTGCTGCAGTCAGAGGAATACCTCCCTTACTGCCAAAAATATATGTCAACGGTTGATGATCCGTACGCAATGTAAAACGTCTTCCAAACAAATATTGATGATGTTTAAAAACACCAAAGACAATAGCGAGCGCTTCCTTGTCTAATTGACTGTAACTGCGTTCCGCCGCATTAAGCGTGCGAGAAACACAGCTTACGGGCCGCTCGACCCCGCCCGGATAGCGGTGCGCTAACACAGCACCCAGCCCATAAGCGCTGCTATCCACTGACAAAACTAACTCTCGACCTTCCTCATAGTGCGCTAAAACCCGTTTACTCAAGAGTGATCGCTTTGCCTTTACAAACGCCTCCTCACATTTCGAATTCCAGTCCCaagaagaatttttttttaataaattatgtaacgGTTGCAAAAGAGTacttaaattaacaataaattttccataataatttaacatgcctaaaaaactttttaattgagTTACATTACTTGGCGTGGGTGTACGACGATAAGCAAAAGTACCCATATGGGTAGTAATGGCCGTGACCGGCTGTGATTCCTCAGATAAAAGACACTGCTCGTACGCGTGCGTTAAATCTATTTTCGTAAACTGCTCCCCCCCTCTTAAATTAGCAAATAATTCATCAATTCGTGGTAATGGATAAAAATCTCTTTTTAATTTGGGATTCACAGTAATTTTATAGTCCCCACAAATACGTATCTccccattttttttaactactgGTACGATTGGGGTCCCAAAATCAGAGTACTCCACCCGATAAATGGATCCGTCTGCCTCAAGACGCGCTAGCTCGTTCTCAACTCGCGCGCGAAGTGCTAGTGGCACCGGTCTCGCTCGCACATAAACCGGTTCGTTATCGCAAAGTTGTAATTGAATAGTTTTCTTACATGTGCCCaacttattacaaaaaacttcTGGAAATTCCTTGCTTAATCTATTCACAAAAGAATCTTCCGCTATTTCATTAagataaatttctttaatattcaaCGCACGTAACCATTCTCGTCCTATTAAAGGTCTAGCaccttcttttataatatataaacgtaATGATTTAACTTCCACGTCGCCCAAACGTACATTTACCTCAATGTAACCCAAAGACTCGATCTGAGTACCTGAATAAGAACGTAAGATTATGCCATCccttataattactttatgacaaaaaaatctattatacaTTTCTTCACTTATTGCTGATATACGACTTCCCGTGTCTACTTCGCATCGAATTAAATTACTGTCTATAAAAAcctttataaaataaggttCGTTACCCTGACTGCTCAACTTCAAATTATATAACTCAACATCAGATTCGTCCGACACAAAGTTCTGTCGACTATCACTACCACGCACTTGTTTGCACATCACTTTTAAATGACCCCGTCGGCCACACTCATCACAATTGTATTGCTTAAAACGACACTTATCCGCTGTGTGCGCCTTGCCACAGCGCCAGCATGAAACACCAGAACCTGAAGTCCCCGCGCTTCCACCTGCTGAACGCACAGCAACACCAGCGCCCTTGGCGCTCGGTATGTAGGTCGTGCGCGGCTGTTGGCTGCCACCGCCACGCGCGTAATGCAAGCCCTCGCTCACCTGACCGCCTGTTGTTCCTGATGCCTCATTCACCGATGCCCGTGTGGACCCACTGACCTCTGCGTGCCGTTCAGCCGCCTCCAATGCCAGTGCCAGTTCCACAGCCTCTTTATACTGTATCTTTTTCTCGGCAAAAATTCGAGATCGCATAGCATCATTCGCGAGACCCGATACAAATTGATCCCGAAGATTTTCTTCCAAAGTTGAGCACGATGAACACTTGCCGAAATTACATGAAGAGGCCAAGTGTTTAAGGGCCTGCAAGTAGTCGGTTAAAGACTCCCCATTTTTTTGCCGTCGCAAACGAAACACGTGCCGTTCCGCGATTTCGGACCTCTGAGGTTCTAAATGTTCTGTTACTAATTTGACTAACTCATCAAATGTCGAATCCTCAGGAAATCCTGGTGCACAAAGATCACACATGAGCATATATGTTTCTTCTCCGACCACGGTCACCAGCATACTAACTTTTAATTCTTCgctaatgttatttaattttataaattgttttacacGCCGAATA
This genomic stretch from Pieris napi chromosome 19, ilPieNapi1.2, whole genome shotgun sequence harbors:
- the LOC125059070 gene encoding uncharacterized protein K02A2.6-like: MSIGKIESFNLGSKQWPAYIRRVKQFIKLNNISEELKVSMLVTVVGEETYMLMCDLCAPGFPEDSTFDELVKLVTEHLEPQRSEIAERHVFRLRRQKNGESLTDYLQALKHLASSCNFGKCSSCSTLEENLRDQFVSGLANDAMRSRIFAEKKIQYKEAVELALALEAAERHAEVSGSTRASVNEASGTTGGQVSEGLHYARGGGSQQPRTTYIPSAKGAGVAVRSAGGSAGTSGSGVSCWRCGKAHTADKCRFKQYNCDECGRRGHLKVMCKQVRGSDSRQNFVSDESDVELYNLKLSSQGNEPYFIKVFIDSNLIRCEVDTGSRISAISEEMYNRFFCHKVIIRDGIILRSYSGTQIESLGYIEVNVRLGDVEVKSLRLYIIKEGARPLIGREWLRALNIKEIYLNEIAEDSFVNRLSKEFPEVFCNKLGTCKKTIQLQLCDNEPVYVRARPVPLALRARVENELARLEADGSIYRVEYSDFGTPIVPVVKKNGEIRICGDYKITVNPKLKRDFYPLPRIDELFANLRGGEQFTKIDLTHAYEQCLLSEESQPVTAITTHMGTFAYRRTPTPRSWSREVGSWKNVPIHHIKP